TGGAATGTACTGAAGGGGGATATGAGTCTGGTAGGGACAAGACCGCCTACAGTGGATGAGTTTGAACAGTATAGTACTTACCATAAGAAGAGACTTTGCCAGAAGCCTGGACTGACTGGGGTTTGGCAGGTTAGCGGAAGAAGCACGATCACAGACTTTGAGGAGATTGTTCAGATGGATGTTGATTATATCGATCATTGGTCTATTTGGAGGGATATTGGGATATTGATTAAGACAGTGTGGCTTGTTGTTTGTGGGGATGATGGGGCACAGTAGGTAGATTTGAGAGTGTGGAGTTGTGGATTAGTTGATTGTTGATTGAATGAAGGGGACTATCAAATTGAAAAAAAGAGGTAACAAGAATTTAAGAATTGCGATGATCGGTCATAAGGTTGTTCCATCTAGAAGAGGTGGAATTGAACGTGTATTGACGATTATGTGTCCATTAATGATAAAAAAAGGCCACCAAGTAACATGCTTTAACCGATCTGGCGATAAAGTGGAAAATGAATATGTAAAAACTGTAAAAAGGAAAAAGTATAGGGGAGTTCAGTTAAAGAAAGTAATAACGATCAATAAAAGAGGATTAGCAGCGATGACATCCTCTTTTTCTGCTGCAATTTGTGCAGCATTTGGAAAATATGATATTGTACATTTTCATGCAGAAGGACCAAGTGCATTTCTATGGATTCCGAAACTGTTTGGAAAGCGCTGTATCGTAACGATTCATGGAATTGACTGGGCGAGAGATAAATGGAAACACGGATTTGGTTCCAGATATATTAAGTTTGGGGAATATATTGCAGCAAAGTATGCAGATGAAGTGATTGTATTAAGTGAAAAAGTACAGAAGTATTTTAAGAAGTTTTATGATAGAGATACTGTTTTGATTCCGAATGGGGTTATGACGCATGAGAATCAGAAAGCGGATTTGATCACTCAGAAATTTGGACTTCATAAGGATGAGTATATTTGTGCATTATCACGACTGACAGAAGAAAAGGGAATTCATTTCTTGATTGAGGCGTATAAGGAACTTAAAACAGATAAGAAACTAGTGATCGCTGGGGCTACGAGTGATACGGATGGGTATGTGAAGATGCTGAAAGAGATGGCTGGAGATGATCCGAATATTATCTTTACTGGATTTGTTTCTGGAAAGTTACTGGAAGAGATTTATAGTAATGCTTATGTTTATGTGCTGCCTTCTAAGTTGGAGGGTATGCCACTTAGTCTGCTTGAGGCTATGAGTTATGGGAACTGTGTGATCGGGTCTGATATTGCTGAGATTGCTGATGTGGTTGAGGATAAGGCGATATTGTTTAAGAAGGCTAATGTTGAGGATCTGAAAGAAAAGCTGCAGATGGTTTGTGATGATGAACAAATCGTTCGGAAATATAAGAGTGAAGCTTCGGAATATATTTGTGGGAAGTATAATTGGGAAGATGTTGTGGAGAGAACATTGAGAGTATATCAGAAGGGAAAAAAGATCAATGAAAATCTTAATGATAAATAAGTTTTTATATCCTAATGGTGGATCAGAAACATATATCTTCAAATTAGGAGAATATTTAGAAAAACAGGGACATAAAGTAGAGTTTTTTGGAATGGAACATGAAGGAAGATGTGTAGGAAACAATGTAGATGCGTATACATCTGATATGGACTTTCATGGTGGAAGTAAACTTGCAAAGTTAACATATCCATTAAAAACAATCTATTCCAAAGAAGCAAGAACAAAGATTAGACAGGTGCTGGATGATTTTCAGCCAGATGTGTGTCATATTAATAACTTCAACTATCAGTTGACACCAAGTATTATTGTAGAAATCCAGAAATGGAGAAAAGAGACAGGAAAGAACTGCAGAATCGTATTTACAGCACATGACTATCAGCTTGTCTGTCCAAACCATATGTGTAACAATCCTAACACACATGAAAACTGTGAAAAATGTTTAGGTGGACATTTCTTAAATTGTACAAAAGGAAAATGTATCCATGGAAGCACCGCAAAGAGTGCAGTTGGAACCATGGAAGCTGAGTTTTGGAAACTAAAAGGAACTTATAAATATATTGATGCAATGATCTGTTGCAGTCATTTTATGAAAAAAAAGTTAGATAGTAATCCATTGTTTGCAAAGAAAACAATCGCATTACATAACTTTATTGATAAAGTAGAATGGAAGAATACAGAGAAAAAAGACTATGTTCTGTATTTTGGACGTTTTTCTGAAGAAAAGGGAATTGGGACATTAATTGATGTATGTAAGTCATTACCAGATGTTCCATTTATCTTTGCTGGAACTGGTCCGTTAGAAAATCAAATTGAAGGAATTCCAAACATTAAGAATGTAGGATTCCAGACAGGCAAAGATTTAGAAAAACTGATCAGAGAAGCAAGATTTTCTATTTATCCATCAGAATGGTATGAAAACTGCCCATTCTCAGTGATGGAATCACAGATGTATGGAACTCCAGTATTAGGAGCGAACATTGGTGGAATTCCAGAGCTGATTCAGGAAGGAAAAACAGGAGAATTATTTGAAAGTGCAGATGCAGTTGATTTGAAAGAAAAGATTAAACATCTGTGGGAAGATAAGGAACTAACAGCTTCTTATACAGAAAATTGTAAAAATATTAGTTTTGATACAATCGATGAGTATTATGAGAAGTTGATGAAGATTTATACAGGAAGAGTTCGAGGTAATCGAGCAGCAAATAAACAAAAAGGGAAGTTGAGTGAGAAAAATATGAGTAAAGATAAGAAAGTTAAGAAGTTAAATGGTACAGTTATTGTTACATATCGTTGTAACGCAAGATGTAATATGTGTAATCGTTACAAGAAACCATCTACACCAGATGAAGAGATTAGTTTAGAGACAATTAAGAAGTTACCACCAATGTATTTTACAAACATTACTGGTGGAGAACCATTTATCCGTACAGATTTAAAAGACATTGTGCGTGAGTTATATAAGAAATCAGATCGTATCGTTATTTCAACAAATGGTTTCTTTACAGATCGTATTGTAGATCTGTGTAAAGAATTCCCTGACATCGGAATTCGTATCTCTATTGAAGGATTAGAAGAAACAAATAACAAGATCCGTGGATTAGAAAATGGATTCCAGCGTGGATATACAACATTAAAGAAATTAAGAAAAATGGGTATGAAAGACGTTGGATTTGGTATGACAGTACAGGATGCAAACTGTAAAGACTTAGTACCTCTTTATAAGATTTCAGATAAGATGGGAATGGAATTTGCAACAGCTTCTTTACATAACAGTTTTTACTTTGTAGAAGCAAAGAATATTATTAAAAACCGTCCAATGGTTGCAAAACAGTTTGAAAACTTAGTAAACGAACTGTTAAACAGCAATTCACCAAAGAAATGGTTCCGTGCTTACTTTAACCATGGACTGATCAACTATATCTATGGACAGAAGAGATTACTTCCATGTGATATGAGTTTTGACACATTCTTTATTGATCCATATGGTGATGTTATGCCATGTAATGGAACAAAAGATAAAGAAGTTATGGGTAACTTAAATAAACAGAGCTGGAATGAATTATGGAATAGTAAAGAAGCAGAAGAAGTTCGTAAGAAAGTTCGTTGCTGCGATCGTGACTGCTGGATGATCGGTTCTGTATCACCTGCTATGCATAAGTATATTTGGGTTCCTGCTCTTTGGGTTATGAAACATAAATTTTTACGGTTCTTTAAGAAGAAAAAATATAGTATGTATGAGAATAAAATCGTTCGTGACTATAAGAAGGGTATTGTTACGAAGGAAGAACTTGATAAGTGTTCTACATGTGATATGTGTGCGACGATCAATGATGGATTGTCTGCAGCTTCTAAGGAGCAGTTAGTTGGTAAGAGTGGAGAAGAGATTGTGGATGCGGATATTGCGGCACAGATGGAGAAGTAGAAGATGAATATATTGATTGTAAATCCGATTGTATATACTTCTGAAACAAAAAATATTATAAGAGCGAATTCTATTAAGGATACAATGATTTATGATTTATGTTTGGCTTTTGAAAAAAAAGGTCATAATGTGACGTTGTATGCTGCTGAACCATTTAAACCAGTAAATGAAGAAAAATATCCATTCAAAGTTATATGGGGAAAATGTAAGTTTAAATCAATTTTTATGCCACATTGTTTCCCTTACATGTATAACTTATCAAAATACATAAAGAAAAATGGCAATAATATAGATTTTATTATTTGTAGCGAAGTTTTTTCAATTAATACATTAAATGCTGTGTTGACTAACAAGAACAAAGTTATAGTTTGGCATGAGTTAGCAAAACATAATGCTATGATGAAAAAAATACCATCAAAGATATGGTATAATTTTGTAGCACGATTTTTGATGAGAAATGTAAAAGTAGTAGCAAGATCAGAAGAAGCAAAGAATTTTATAAAAAAATATTGCAGAAAAACAGATTCAAAAATTATTGAACATGGAGTAAACCTTGATAAATTTATATATTCAACAGATAAAAAGAATTATTTTGTGGTTTGTTCTCAATTAATTGAAAGAAAGAGAATTGATGGGATTTTATTAAAATTTGGAGAATATTTAAAGATCAGTGGAAACTCAAGCAAATTAATTATAATTGGAGATGGAGAATTAAAATCTTCGTTAGAGCAGCAGAGTAGAGAGTTAGGATTAGAAGAAAAGGTTATTTTCAAGGGAAAATTAAATCATGAAGAATTATTACCATACTTAGCTCATGCGAAAGCACTCTTAGTTAATACAATTAAAGATAATAGCATGATTTCTATAGTGGAATCTATTGCTGTTGGAACTCCAGTAGTGACAACAGAGATACCATTAAATGCATCATATATAAAAAAATATAAATTAGGTATTGCTAAAGAATGGGATCAACAGGATCTAATGAAAATAGTAAATGATAACGAAGTATATGTTAATAATTGCCTAAAATATCGTGAAAAATTGTCGACCTTGTCAAAGGTAGAAGATTTTATGAATTGCTTTAGAAAAATGAAAGAGAATTAATAAAGGAGAGCAGATGAAAACACAAAATAAGATACATTATGGGGGATTAGATGGTTTAAGAGCTTATTCAGCCATAGGTGTTGCGATGATGCATATTTTATCAAATGGAAAATATAAAGTAAGTGGTTTTGTTTTTGATCCATTTATACAATCGTTAGGAAATTTAGTGTTTCTCTTTATGATGATTAGTGCATTTTCTATGTGTTGCGGATATTATGATAGGTTAATTAATCAGGAGATATCAGTAGAAAAGTTTTATGCCAGAAGATATAAGAAAATATGGCCATTTTTTGCCATTTTATGTTTTGTTGATGCAATAATATCTCCAAGTATAAATGCAGTATATGAATTGTTTGCAAATTTGACACTATGTTTTGGACTTTTACCAAATGCTAATATATCAGTAATCGGCATTGGTTGGTTTTTGGGATTAATATTTGTGTTTTATATGATTTTTCCATTTTTCTGTTACTTGATTAGTAATAGAAATAGAGCATGGGGGGCATTTATTATTTCCATGATTTTTAATATAATATGTAGAATTTATTTTTTTGATAATAATCATGTAATAAGTGGATTTGATGTAAGAGGAAATATTATATATTCAGCAATGTTTTTTATGTTAGGTGGAATACTATTCTTATATAAAAATAGCATATATGAATTTTGCCAAAAGAAAAAAATATTAATAGCATTGTTAACAGTAATAATTGCAGGAATATATTTTTACCAAGGAAAATCGGAACCATTTATTATGTTAGTATTATTTGGATTACTATTAATTTATTCTATTGCATCCCAAAATAATACAGGAAAAATTCTTCAAAATAAATTTACTAAGTTTATTGGAAATATCAGTTTAGAGATTTATTTGTGCCATATGGTTTTTTATCGAATGATAGAAAAAGTACATATGAATCATTTATTTGGAAATGAAATTTTATCATATATAGTTACTGTAATTATGACATTAGCATGTGCGATTATTTTTTCTTGTGTTGTAAAATATCTATTGGAAAAAATGATGCAAAAGAAATTATGAAAGAGAGAGAAGTTATGTATAAAATAGCTTATGTAGTTCCTTTTTTTGGAAAGTTTCCTAAAGGGTTCGAATTTTGGTTATTAAGTTGCAAATGTAATCCTACGATAGATTGGTTGATATTTACAGATGATCAAACACCATATGATTATCCTGAAAATGTAAAAGTGACGTATTTTTCATTTGAAAAAATGAAAGAAAGAATTCAGAGAATTTTCGATTTTCCAATATCATTGGAACGTCCGTATAAACTTTGTGATTATAAACCATCATATGGAGAAGTATTTAAAGATGAATTAGCAGGATATGATTTTTGGGGAAATTGCGATATTGATTTGGTTTGGGGAAATATAAGAAAATTTTACACAGATGAAATTTTAGAAAAATATGAAAAAGTTGGTTTTAATGGACATTCAATGCTATATAAAAACACACCAGAAATTAATGCTAGATATCGAACTTATATAGAAGGTATAGATTATTATAAAGATGTGTATACCACAGATAAAGGTTATGCGTTTGATGAGCCAGGAATGGACAATATTTATAAAAAACTTGAAATTCCGGTATACGAAAAAATCGATTTTGCTAATCTATTGAAGTATGATTACGGATTCTATTTAGATTGGGAACCAAAAGAGGATGCATATAAAAATGAGCATCAAGTTTTCACATGGAAAAATGGGCAATTACTTAGACATTATCTTGCAAATGGTAAAATACATCAAGAAGAATATATGTATTTGCATTATTGGTGTCGACCAACGACGTTTAGAATTTCTGAGTACAAAGAGCAGAAACAGTATTTGATTTATGCTGATACAACAACTGATAAATTCTATGAAATTACGCCTGAATTAATAATGAAGAGAAGTAAAAGAAGTAAGATAAAATTTTATACAAAAGTATTATGGTTTAATCGAAAAAAGATAACGTTAGAAAGAATTATATTTAATATTAAAGGTATGTTAAAATATAAAGAAGATTAGAGGCAATAAAACAATGAGATTATATGTGATATTTGATAAATTCAGAAGGTATTGGAGACAAATACATATGTTAACAATACGCGATGGATGGAAAAAGATGGATTACATAAAAAAACATAATATGTTTGCGCAGGTTGGAGAGAATTGTTATTTTCAATCTAATATATTACCAGCAGAACCGTTTCTAGTGTATTTACATAATAATGTTGCTATCTCTGCAGGAGTACGTTTAGTTACGCATAGTGCCGTAAATACGGTTTTTAATCATGAAGAAAATACAGATACTTATTTATGCAGATATGGCAAAGTTGAAATTGGAAATAATGTTTATATAGGAGCAGATGCAATAATTAATTATGGAGTTACAATTGGAGATAATTGCATTATTGCTGCAGGTGCTGTAGTGACTAAAGATGTTCCGGCAGGAAGTGTTATGGGAGGTGTTCCAGCGAAACAGATTGGAACATATGAAGATGCTAAGAGAAAAGCAAAAGAATTTTCTAAACCATATTTAGATATGGGATTGAGGGAACCATGTACAGTTGAAGAGATGATGAAGAAAATTAAGAAGTGATTATGAAATGAAAGGAAGCTACAAATTAATGGGAAAAAGTCAAAAAAGATATGTGTGGGTTGATTATATAAAAATATTTGCATGTTTATTGGTTGTATTTGGTCACCTATATATGTCAATGATGGCAGGTGGTTGGATAAAAGAAACGGCACGATATTATTGTTGGCCAGTACAAACAATTTATACATTTCATGTGCCATTATTTTTTATATGTAGTGGTTTCTTATATCAATCTTCTAATAAAAACAAAGAATGGACATTAGAAAAACATGTTAAGAATGTGAAACGAAAATTGTTAGCTTTAGGAGTTCCGTATTTTACATTTTCCATTATAACATTAGTGTTGAAAATTGTATTTTCATCAGAGGTTAATAATCAAGCAACACCAATAGTAAGAACATTATTTATAGAACCAATAGCTCCATATTGGTATTTGTATACATTGTTTTTTTTGTTTTGTCTTGTTCCATATTTTAAAGATAAACAGTTTATAAAAAAGATTTTTGTAGGAGCTGTATTTTTAAAAGTATTATATGTAGTATGGCTTTGTAATTTCAATCTTCCAGATGTAGTAAACAAGATTTTAGCAAATTTAGTATGGTTTTTGCTAGGAATGTTGATATCAGAAATTTATATATCTAAGACATTGATGAAAGCTTGGATGAATGTCGTGATTTTTGGATTGGGATTAGGAATATCATGGATATATTATTCAACCCCCCTTGAAAATAATGTACTACAATTTATAATAGGTAGCTGTATGATCTTTCCGATACTTTATTTTTTTATGAGCATAAGTCCAGACAAAGAAGGAAGATTTGTACATAAATTAAATCAGTGTTTTATGCCTGTATACGTGTTACATACTATAGTTGCAGCTATGTTAAGAAGTATATTATTAAAAATAGGAATAGAAAATTTTCTATTACATTTTTCTATAGAATTGATAGCAAGTATATTAATTCCTATTGTCATATATGAGATTGCATCTAAGAATTGGATGTTATTATTTTGGTTTGAACCAGTAAAGGCATTGAAAATGAAAAGGAAGAAAAATGAGAATTAAGGAATTGGTTTTTAAAAGTATTAAGTCGAAAACATTACTAACAGATATTTTTGGATATGGTTTAATTGTAACTAAATTTGCAGATAAATATTTAGCTGGTCAAGTTACTATGTATAAATCATATAGTTGGTTAAAAAAAAGATTTTGGAAAGAAGTTCAGACAAAAGAAGAGTTGGAACTAAATGAAATGCCAGCAAAAAAAGATTATGTATGGTTTTGTTGGTTACAAGGAATTGATTCAGCACCAAAGTTGGTACAAGATTGTTATAATTCAATAAGATACTGGTTAAAAGATAAGGAAATAATTGTAATAACGAAAGAAAATTATAAACAATATGTAGAGTTTCCAGATTATATTATTGAAAAATGGGAAAAGGGTATTATAAGTAATACGCATTTTTCTGATTTATTGAGATTAGAATTATTGATAAACCATGGTGGATTATGGTTGGATGCGACTACATATTTAACAGGACCATTACCAGATTACATAGAAAATAATGATTTTTTTGTCTATAGAAATGGTTGGATGGACATGGAATTAATAAATATTGGTAATTGGTTAATTAGCGCTAAGAAAACAAATAATTTTTTATTAGTAGAGACAAAGAGATTAATTTATAAATACTGGGACAAATATAATTATGTTAAAAATTATTTTTTTTGGCATATGTTTTTTA
The sequence above is drawn from the Anaerostipes hadrus ATCC 29173 = JCM 17467 genome and encodes:
- a CDS encoding glycosyltransferase, translating into MNILIVNPIVYTSETKNIIRANSIKDTMIYDLCLAFEKKGHNVTLYAAEPFKPVNEEKYPFKVIWGKCKFKSIFMPHCFPYMYNLSKYIKKNGNNIDFIICSEVFSINTLNAVLTNKNKVIVWHELAKHNAMMKKIPSKIWYNFVARFLMRNVKVVARSEEAKNFIKKYCRKTDSKIIEHGVNLDKFIYSTDKKNYFVVCSQLIERKRIDGILLKFGEYLKISGNSSKLIIIGDGELKSSLEQQSRELGLEEKVIFKGKLNHEELLPYLAHAKALLVNTIKDNSMISIVESIAVGTPVVTTEIPLNASYIKKYKLGIAKEWDQQDLMKIVNDNEVYVNNCLKYREKLSTLSKVEDFMNCFRKMKEN
- a CDS encoding capsular polysaccharide synthesis protein, producing the protein MRIKELVFKSIKSKTLLTDIFGYGLIVTKFADKYLAGQVTMYKSYSWLKKRFWKEVQTKEELELNEMPAKKDYVWFCWLQGIDSAPKLVQDCYNSIRYWLKDKEIIVITKENYKQYVEFPDYIIEKWEKGIISNTHFSDLLRLELLINHGGLWLDATTYLTGPLPDYIENNDFFVYRNGWMDMELINIGNWLISAKKTNNFLLVETKRLIYKYWDKYNYVKNYFFWHMFFRMIVEKNPKELENIPMIGQMDAHYMMRELDKKYDEKRCQEIMKITSVHKLTYKYSRKNKDNITADELENLYKKLN
- a CDS encoding radical SAM protein, translated to MSKDKKVKKLNGTVIVTYRCNARCNMCNRYKKPSTPDEEISLETIKKLPPMYFTNITGGEPFIRTDLKDIVRELYKKSDRIVISTNGFFTDRIVDLCKEFPDIGIRISIEGLEETNNKIRGLENGFQRGYTTLKKLRKMGMKDVGFGMTVQDANCKDLVPLYKISDKMGMEFATASLHNSFYFVEAKNIIKNRPMVAKQFENLVNELLNSNSPKKWFRAYFNHGLINYIYGQKRLLPCDMSFDTFFIDPYGDVMPCNGTKDKEVMGNLNKQSWNELWNSKEAEEVRKKVRCCDRDCWMIGSVSPAMHKYIWVPALWVMKHKFLRFFKKKKYSMYENKIVRDYKKGIVTKEELDKCSTCDMCATINDGLSAASKEQLVGKSGEEIVDADIAAQMEK
- a CDS encoding acyltransferase, producing MLTIRDGWKKMDYIKKHNMFAQVGENCYFQSNILPAEPFLVYLHNNVAISAGVRLVTHSAVNTVFNHEENTDTYLCRYGKVEIGNNVYIGADAIINYGVTIGDNCIIAAGAVVTKDVPAGSVMGGVPAKQIGTYEDAKRKAKEFSKPYLDMGLREPCTVEEMMKKIKK
- a CDS encoding acyltransferase family protein; translated protein: MGKSQKRYVWVDYIKIFACLLVVFGHLYMSMMAGGWIKETARYYCWPVQTIYTFHVPLFFICSGFLYQSSNKNKEWTLEKHVKNVKRKLLALGVPYFTFSIITLVLKIVFSSEVNNQATPIVRTLFIEPIAPYWYLYTLFFLFCLVPYFKDKQFIKKIFVGAVFLKVLYVVWLCNFNLPDVVNKILANLVWFLLGMLISEIYISKTLMKAWMNVVIFGLGLGISWIYYSTPLENNVLQFIIGSCMIFPILYFFMSISPDKEGRFVHKLNQCFMPVYVLHTIVAAMLRSILLKIGIENFLLHFSIELIASILIPIVIYEIASKNWMLLFWFEPVKALKMKRKKNEN
- a CDS encoding glycosyltransferase family 4 protein, whose translation is MKGTIKLKKRGNKNLRIAMIGHKVVPSRRGGIERVLTIMCPLMIKKGHQVTCFNRSGDKVENEYVKTVKRKKYRGVQLKKVITINKRGLAAMTSSFSAAICAAFGKYDIVHFHAEGPSAFLWIPKLFGKRCIVTIHGIDWARDKWKHGFGSRYIKFGEYIAAKYADEVIVLSEKVQKYFKKFYDRDTVLIPNGVMTHENQKADLITQKFGLHKDEYICALSRLTEEKGIHFLIEAYKELKTDKKLVIAGATSDTDGYVKMLKEMAGDDPNIIFTGFVSGKLLEEIYSNAYVYVLPSKLEGMPLSLLEAMSYGNCVIGSDIAEIADVVEDKAILFKKANVEDLKEKLQMVCDDEQIVRKYKSEASEYICGKYNWEDVVERTLRVYQKGKKINENLNDK
- a CDS encoding acyltransferase family protein encodes the protein MKTQNKIHYGGLDGLRAYSAIGVAMMHILSNGKYKVSGFVFDPFIQSLGNLVFLFMMISAFSMCCGYYDRLINQEISVEKFYARRYKKIWPFFAILCFVDAIISPSINAVYELFANLTLCFGLLPNANISVIGIGWFLGLIFVFYMIFPFFCYLISNRNRAWGAFIISMIFNIICRIYFFDNNHVISGFDVRGNIIYSAMFFMLGGILFLYKNSIYEFCQKKKILIALLTVIIAGIYFYQGKSEPFIMLVLFGLLLIYSIASQNNTGKILQNKFTKFIGNISLEIYLCHMVFYRMIEKVHMNHLFGNEILSYIVTVIMTLACAIIFSCVVKYLLEKMMQKKL
- a CDS encoding DUF6625 family protein, giving the protein MKEREVMYKIAYVVPFFGKFPKGFEFWLLSCKCNPTIDWLIFTDDQTPYDYPENVKVTYFSFEKMKERIQRIFDFPISLERPYKLCDYKPSYGEVFKDELAGYDFWGNCDIDLVWGNIRKFYTDEILEKYEKVGFNGHSMLYKNTPEINARYRTYIEGIDYYKDVYTTDKGYAFDEPGMDNIYKKLEIPVYEKIDFANLLKYDYGFYLDWEPKEDAYKNEHQVFTWKNGQLLRHYLANGKIHQEEYMYLHYWCRPTTFRISEYKEQKQYLIYADTTTDKFYEITPELIMKRSKRSKIKFYTKVLWFNRKKITLERIIFNIKGMLKYKED